A single window of Bordetella genomosp. 11 DNA harbors:
- a CDS encoding LysR family transcriptional regulator, with protein MELRQLEMFIGIADAGAYSRAAMRLSISQPILSRRVKALEQELGVALFHRTGRGVLLTEAGTLLAQYARGIVESTRSAVSAVKASGAVPGGPVVIGMPASISAVLSVPLIQAFRRAVPGVSLKFMEGYSGHVLEWLCNGLTDISILYDAPRLNIPSLRAESLLTDELFLLGPRDDPAGVGAGPVQAARLSCLPMILPGRPHGVRVLVDEALAALGLEPNVEMEVDAMHSMLQLVESGLGYAVLSYSCVAPQIAQGRMRIWRIARPGITRSLLIAASTQRPSTKAVRILRTILRRQIQDMIARGNWAPDPAVLS; from the coding sequence ATGGAACTACGACAGCTGGAAATGTTCATCGGCATCGCGGATGCCGGCGCGTATTCCCGGGCAGCTATGCGCCTGTCCATCAGCCAGCCCATCCTGAGCCGGCGCGTCAAGGCGCTGGAGCAGGAGCTGGGCGTGGCGCTGTTTCACCGCACCGGACGCGGCGTGTTGCTGACCGAGGCCGGCACGCTGCTGGCGCAATATGCGCGCGGTATCGTCGAAAGCACGCGCAGCGCCGTCAGCGCGGTCAAGGCTTCCGGCGCGGTGCCGGGCGGGCCGGTGGTGATCGGGATGCCGGCGTCGATATCCGCCGTGCTGTCGGTACCGCTGATCCAGGCTTTCCGGCGCGCCGTGCCCGGCGTCTCGCTGAAGTTCATGGAGGGCTATAGCGGCCACGTGCTGGAATGGCTGTGCAACGGCCTGACGGACATCTCCATCCTGTACGACGCGCCGCGGCTGAACATCCCCTCGCTAAGGGCCGAATCCCTGCTGACCGACGAGCTGTTCCTGCTGGGCCCGCGCGACGACCCGGCGGGCGTCGGCGCGGGGCCGGTGCAGGCCGCGCGCTTGAGCTGCCTGCCCATGATCCTGCCCGGCCGGCCGCACGGCGTGCGCGTGCTGGTCGACGAGGCGCTGGCGGCGCTGGGGCTGGAACCTAATGTCGAAATGGAAGTCGACGCCATGCATTCCATGCTGCAACTGGTGGAAAGCGGATTGGGCTATGCCGTGCTGTCCTATTCCTGCGTGGCGCCGCAGATCGCGCAGGGCCGCATGCGCATCTGGCGCATCGCCCGGCCCGGCATCACGCGATCGCTGTTGATCGCCGCGTCGACCCAACGGCCCTCCACCAAGGCCGTGCGCATACTGCGCACGATCCTGCGGCGGCAGATCCAGGACATGATCGCGCGCGGAAACTGGGCGCCGGATCCCGCGGTGCTGTCCTGA
- a CDS encoding cupin domain-containing protein yields MKVFHGRVSGVPSEQRGATFTGVVWADPVMPTMDNVGINNVFFSPGARTHWHTHEYGQVLHVTAGQGWICLEGQEPQLIRQGDVVWIGPNERHWHGAASDTYMIHMATSMGKATWQEAVTDGQYPTQRAAA; encoded by the coding sequence ATGAAGGTATTTCACGGCAGGGTGTCAGGCGTTCCTTCCGAACAGCGCGGCGCGACGTTTACCGGCGTGGTGTGGGCGGATCCGGTGATGCCGACGATGGACAACGTCGGCATCAACAATGTGTTTTTCTCTCCGGGTGCCCGCACCCATTGGCACACCCATGAGTACGGCCAGGTGCTGCATGTGACGGCGGGCCAGGGCTGGATTTGCCTGGAAGGGCAGGAACCGCAGCTGATCCGCCAGGGCGACGTGGTGTGGATAGGGCCGAACGAACGGCACTGGCACGGCGCGGCGTCGGACACGTACATGATCCACATGGCGACGTCGATGGGCAAGGCGACCTGGCAGGAAGCGGTCACGGACGGGCAGTATCCGACGCAGCGCGCCGCGGCCTGA
- a CDS encoding carboxymuconolactone decarboxylase family protein, with the protein MANDELFQKGFQNRKDVLGAAHVEKSWNAADDFNRPMQKLVTEYCWGEIWGDETLPFKTRSLLNLGMLTAMSQHHELASHVKGALRNGCTREEVRAVLMQAAVYCGVPLALAAFRVASEAIAAYEAEAARA; encoded by the coding sequence ATGGCAAACGACGAGCTCTTCCAGAAAGGCTTCCAGAACCGCAAGGACGTACTGGGCGCCGCCCATGTCGAAAAATCCTGGAATGCGGCCGACGACTTCAATCGGCCCATGCAGAAGCTCGTGACCGAATACTGCTGGGGCGAGATCTGGGGCGACGAAACCCTGCCATTCAAGACGCGCAGCCTGCTTAACCTGGGCATGCTGACGGCGATGAGCCAGCACCACGAGCTGGCCTCGCATGTAAAGGGCGCGTTGCGCAACGGCTGCACGCGGGAAGAGGTACGCGCGGTGCTGATGCAGGCGGCCGTCTATTGCGGCGTGCCGCTGGCGCTGGCGGCCTTTCGCGTGGCCAGCGAGGCCATCGCGGCTTACGAAGCGGAAGCCGCGCGCGCTTAG
- a CDS encoding Bug family tripartite tricarboxylate transporter substrate binding protein, which yields MRKLVAMLAALCGLLYGAAAVADYPERPIRMVVPFGAGGGVDALARPLARELSQILGQSVIVENKPSTNGQIGMAEVARAEPDGYTVVMSSAAYAITPAFYRDLPYDIRKDFAPVTILASNPLVLVASTHFKASTVQEMIAMARAKAGSVNFAAPGNSGIHFLAGELMGSVAGVKWTSVPYKGAGPAFPDLISGQVDVMFDNPASSLPFVQSGRLKLIATTGQQRLAAAGNAPTVAEVLPGFDAANWFVLAAPAGTPADRIRTLYDASRRAMQQPALVEFMDRNGIATILSPPAQAADYIQAEAGKWGGVVRDNRLAVQ from the coding sequence ATGAGAAAGCTCGTTGCGATGCTCGCCGCGCTCTGCGGCCTGCTGTACGGCGCCGCGGCGGTGGCCGACTATCCCGAACGGCCCATCCGCATGGTGGTTCCCTTCGGCGCCGGCGGCGGCGTGGATGCCCTGGCCCGTCCGCTTGCGCGCGAGCTCAGCCAGATCCTGGGCCAGAGCGTGATCGTCGAAAACAAACCCAGCACCAATGGCCAGATCGGCATGGCCGAAGTCGCGCGCGCGGAACCGGACGGCTACACGGTGGTGATGAGCTCCGCCGCCTATGCCATCACACCGGCCTTCTATCGCGACCTGCCCTACGACATCCGCAAGGATTTCGCGCCGGTCACCATACTGGCCTCCAATCCGCTCGTCCTGGTGGCGTCCACCCATTTCAAGGCATCGACCGTGCAGGAGATGATCGCGATGGCGCGCGCCAAGGCCGGCTCGGTCAATTTCGCGGCGCCCGGCAACAGCGGCATCCATTTCCTGGCGGGGGAACTCATGGGCAGCGTGGCCGGCGTCAAGTGGACCAGCGTGCCCTACAAGGGCGCGGGGCCGGCCTTTCCGGACCTCATCAGCGGACAGGTCGACGTCATGTTCGACAACCCCGCGTCCTCGCTGCCGTTCGTGCAGTCCGGCCGGCTCAAGCTGATCGCCACCACGGGCCAGCAGCGCCTGGCCGCCGCGGGCAATGCCCCCACGGTGGCCGAAGTCCTGCCCGGCTTCGACGCGGCCAACTGGTTCGTGCTGGCCGCCCCGGCGGGCACGCCCGCTGACCGCATCCGCACGCTTTACGACGCCAGCAGGCGCGCCATGCAGCAGCCCGCGCTCGTCGAGTTCATGGACCGCAACGGCATCGCCACCATACTCAGCCCGCCCGCGCAGGCCGCCGACTATATCCAGGCCGAAGCCGGCAAATGGGGCGGCGTGGTGCGCGATAACCGCCTGGCCGTCCAGTAA
- a CDS encoding aldehyde dehydrogenase produces MQDFQMLCGGRWVNAQDGRWIDSFNPYTGEPWARVPRAGVEDVDRAVQAARRAFLDPTWRDLTPTARGALLRRLGDLVARDADALAAIETRDNGKLISEMRGQLRYMPQWYYYFGGLADKIEGRVIPIDKPDCFNFTRDEPLGVVAAITPWNSPLLLATWKLAPALAAGNTVVWKPSEHSTVSALAFGRLFEEAGFPPGVVNIVSGLGSDIGEALVTHPHVAKVAFTGGDQTGQHVYEMAARGIKPVTLELGGKSANIVCADADLDNAVKGTVSGIFAATGQTCIAGSRALVHRDIHDAFVDKLVAYARTARMGDPSLPETQIGPVTTQPQLAKILDYIEVARAGGARCVLGGTPGSRPECGRGWFVEPTIFCDVTPDMRIAQEEVFGPVLCVIPFDTDDEAIGIANDTRYGLAAGLWTRDMGRALNLSRRLEAGTVWVNTYRATSYLSPFGGYKRSGIGRESGLSAIREYLQEKSVWISTGGDVPNPFVMR; encoded by the coding sequence ATGCAGGATTTCCAGATGCTTTGCGGTGGCCGATGGGTAAACGCCCAGGACGGCCGATGGATCGATTCCTTCAACCCTTATACCGGCGAACCGTGGGCACGCGTGCCCCGGGCCGGCGTCGAGGACGTCGACCGCGCCGTGCAGGCGGCCCGCCGCGCCTTTCTCGATCCGACCTGGCGCGATCTCACGCCCACGGCGCGCGGCGCGCTGCTGCGCCGCCTGGGCGACCTGGTGGCGCGCGACGCCGACGCGCTGGCCGCCATCGAAACGCGCGACAACGGCAAACTGATCTCCGAAATGCGCGGCCAGCTGCGCTACATGCCGCAGTGGTATTACTACTTCGGCGGCCTGGCCGACAAAATCGAGGGCCGCGTCATCCCCATCGACAAGCCGGACTGCTTCAACTTCACGCGCGACGAGCCGCTGGGCGTGGTGGCCGCCATCACGCCGTGGAATTCCCCGCTGCTGCTGGCCACCTGGAAGCTCGCGCCGGCGCTGGCCGCGGGCAATACGGTCGTATGGAAGCCTTCGGAACATTCCACCGTATCGGCGCTGGCCTTCGGCCGCCTCTTCGAGGAAGCCGGCTTTCCGCCGGGCGTCGTCAACATCGTCAGCGGCCTGGGCAGCGACATCGGCGAAGCCCTGGTCACCCATCCGCATGTGGCCAAGGTCGCCTTCACCGGCGGCGACCAGACCGGGCAGCACGTGTACGAAATGGCCGCGCGCGGCATCAAGCCCGTCACGCTGGAGCTGGGCGGCAAATCGGCCAATATCGTCTGCGCCGACGCCGACCTGGACAACGCCGTCAAAGGGACCGTATCGGGGATCTTCGCCGCCACCGGGCAAACCTGCATCGCCGGATCGCGCGCCCTGGTCCATCGCGACATCCACGACGCCTTCGTCGACAAGCTGGTCGCGTACGCCCGCACCGCCCGCATGGGCGACCCGTCCCTGCCCGAAACGCAGATCGGACCGGTCACCACCCAGCCGCAATTGGCAAAAATCCTGGACTACATCGAAGTCGCCCGGGCCGGCGGCGCGCGCTGCGTCCTGGGCGGCACCCCGGGCAGCCGCCCCGAATGCGGGCGCGGCTGGTTCGTGGAGCCGACCATCTTCTGCGACGTCACGCCGGACATGCGCATCGCCCAGGAAGAAGTCTTCGGGCCGGTCCTGTGCGTCATTCCATTCGACACCGACGACGAGGCCATCGGCATCGCCAACGATACCCGCTACGGCCTGGCGGCCGGCCTGTGGACGCGCGACATGGGCCGCGCGCTGAATCTTTCGCGCCGCCTGGAGGCGGGCACAGTGTGGGTCAATACCTACCGCGCCACCAGCTACCTGTCGCCCTTCGGCGGCTACAAGCGATCCGGCATCGGCCGCGAAAGCGGGCTGTCGGCCATCCGCGAGTACCTGCAGGAGAAAAGCGTCTGGATCAGTACCGGCGGCGACGTCCCGAATCCTTTCGTGATGCGTTAG
- a CDS encoding GntR family transcriptional regulator, protein MNAVAAPEGDFKVPRAASVLRHSVTESIRNAILVGRFRPGERLPERELCEMTGVSRTLVREALRQLESEGLIHVIPHRGPVVDRLSPEQAEGIYQVREELEGLACQLFAEHANDAQRKALQDAFQALKRAMTHGTALERLTAKNFFYQQLLDGAGNEALTTTLRLLNSRVMLLRSTSMQAPGRSRKSLAELSDVIDAVAARDGKAARRAGSLHVRNAAKVAIEILRQANEAAEEESAAAS, encoded by the coding sequence ATGAATGCCGTTGCCGCGCCCGAGGGCGATTTCAAAGTGCCGCGTGCCGCTTCCGTACTGCGGCACAGCGTTACCGAAAGCATACGCAACGCCATCCTGGTCGGCCGATTCCGGCCGGGCGAGCGGCTGCCAGAGCGCGAACTCTGCGAAATGACCGGCGTCAGCCGCACCCTGGTACGCGAAGCGCTGCGCCAGCTGGAATCCGAAGGCCTGATCCACGTCATTCCCCATCGCGGCCCCGTGGTCGACCGCCTGTCTCCGGAACAGGCCGAAGGCATCTACCAGGTACGCGAGGAACTCGAAGGCCTGGCCTGCCAGCTTTTCGCCGAACATGCCAACGACGCCCAGCGCAAAGCGCTGCAGGACGCCTTCCAGGCGCTGAAGCGCGCGATGACCCACGGCACCGCGCTGGAACGCCTGACCGCCAAGAATTTCTTCTACCAGCAGCTGCTGGACGGCGCGGGCAACGAAGCCCTGACCACCACCCTGCGCCTGCTGAATTCGCGCGTCATGCTGTTGCGGTCCACGTCCATGCAGGCGCCGGGCCGCTCCCGCAAAAGCCTGGCCGAACTTTCCGACGTCATCGATGCGGTCGCCGCCCGCGACGGCAAGGCCGCCCGCCGCGCCGGCAGCCTGCACGTGCGCAATGCCGCCAAGGTGGCGATCGAGATCCTGCGCCAGGCGAACGAAGCCGCGGAAGAAGAATCCGCCGCCGCCTCCTGA
- a CDS encoding SDR family NAD(P)-dependent oxidoreductase, which produces MARLQGKVAIVTGAAGGLGKAIAQAYAREGARVGMLDNNADLLDQAVAGIPGAEALACDVADRAAVLNAIGGYAQRMQGLDILVNNAAYFHYAPLTDMPEAIVDKMIDVGLKGALWSLQAATPHLIARGGGAVINLSSVAVSVAIRNAAVYSAIKGALDTLTRQQAVELGAHGIRVNALAPGPVVTPGASSVIDAQGWETRRQKTPLKRLPTGDDIAAAAVFLACDESATVAGVTLKVDGALTISGY; this is translated from the coding sequence ATGGCCAGACTTCAAGGCAAGGTCGCGATCGTCACGGGCGCGGCAGGGGGACTTGGCAAGGCAATCGCGCAGGCCTATGCGCGCGAGGGCGCCCGCGTCGGCATGCTGGATAACAATGCCGACCTGCTGGACCAGGCGGTGGCAGGGATCCCGGGCGCGGAAGCGCTGGCCTGCGACGTGGCCGACCGCGCCGCCGTCCTCAACGCCATCGGCGGATACGCCCAGCGCATGCAGGGGCTGGACATCCTGGTCAACAACGCGGCGTACTTCCACTACGCGCCCTTGACCGACATGCCGGAAGCCATCGTCGACAAAATGATCGACGTCGGCCTCAAAGGCGCCCTGTGGAGCCTCCAGGCGGCCACGCCGCACCTGATCGCGCGCGGCGGCGGCGCGGTCATCAACCTGTCCTCCGTGGCGGTATCCGTCGCCATCCGGAACGCGGCCGTCTACAGCGCGATCAAGGGCGCGCTGGATACCCTGACACGGCAGCAGGCCGTCGAACTGGGCGCCCACGGCATACGCGTCAATGCCCTGGCCCCGGGCCCGGTCGTCACGCCGGGCGCCAGCTCCGTCATCGACGCGCAAGGCTGGGAAACGCGGCGCCAGAAAACGCCGCTCAAGCGCCTGCCTACCGGCGACGACATCGCGGCCGCCGCGGTTTTCCTGGCCTGCGACGAAAGCGCCACCGTGGCGGGCGTCACCCTGAAGGTCGATGGAGCGCTCACGATAAGCGGATATTGA
- a CDS encoding branched-chain amino acid ABC transporter permease: MTELQIQLEAFLQALAAGVLVGALYGLMCVGLAMIFGIMRVINFAQGDFMMLGMYVAYFFFIALGSHVLAGSPLGAYLSILLTVPVMFAVGYLAHRLLISRVTGGRTAALEGEGHYAQLILTLGIALILQNGGMMVFGPQLVSIRTSVSSTAWEIGPLWGDFVSIFVNKGRGIAAVISAATILLLIALVNRTRLGKSLRAAADNPVAASYMGIDVNRAYRVAFALGTCVTALSGGLLATNFPFHPFVGLEFVIIMYAGVVLGGMGSISGAFWGGMVIGLVQQLSALVLPTQLQNAAIFVFFLLIVTLRPQGLFGRLSERT, encoded by the coding sequence ATGACGGAACTGCAGATACAGCTGGAGGCCTTCCTCCAGGCCCTGGCGGCCGGCGTGCTGGTGGGCGCGCTGTATGGACTGATGTGCGTCGGCCTGGCCATGATCTTCGGGATCATGCGGGTCATCAATTTCGCGCAGGGCGACTTCATGATGCTCGGCATGTACGTCGCCTACTTCTTCTTCATCGCCCTGGGTTCGCACGTACTGGCCGGTTCCCCCCTGGGCGCCTATCTGTCCATCCTGCTGACCGTGCCGGTCATGTTCGCCGTCGGCTATCTCGCGCATCGCCTGCTGATCTCCCGCGTCACCGGCGGCAGGACCGCCGCGCTGGAGGGCGAGGGGCATTACGCGCAACTGATCCTGACGCTGGGCATCGCGCTGATCCTGCAGAACGGCGGCATGATGGTCTTCGGTCCGCAGCTGGTTTCCATACGGACCTCGGTATCGAGCACCGCCTGGGAGATCGGCCCGCTGTGGGGCGACTTCGTCAGCATTTTCGTCAACAAGGGGCGCGGCATCGCCGCCGTGATTTCGGCCGCCACCATCCTGCTGCTGATCGCCCTGGTCAATCGCACGCGCCTGGGCAAATCGCTGCGCGCGGCGGCGGACAATCCGGTCGCCGCATCCTACATGGGCATCGACGTCAATCGCGCCTACCGCGTCGCCTTCGCGCTGGGCACCTGCGTGACCGCGTTGTCCGGCGGGCTGCTCGCCACCAACTTCCCCTTCCATCCCTTCGTCGGCCTGGAATTCGTCATCATCATGTATGCCGGGGTGGTGCTGGGCGGCATGGGCAGTATCTCCGGCGCCTTCTGGGGCGGCATGGTCATCGGCCTGGTGCAGCAGCTGTCGGCGCTGGTGCTGCCCACG